Proteins from one Deinococcus sp. AB2017081 genomic window:
- a CDS encoding nicotinamide mononucleotide transporter family protein, with product MTVFGLDIPPLLLDLTGGLCVLVSLYFLWAKSSVYWHWSNLSLLPYFLLFLSGNQWMLAGLQVTYLLFGIHGLYLWHLERQRDERGVPFREGPWYGVTWAASLAIFASTVAVTDFGSAWNWVQFAAVTLALVANFGTTRRWAWSWPVWIAVNAVQAVYFWHTQYWVLFGLQFVLAAMSVVGWRAWRRDERRDVAFA from the coding sequence ATGACCGTGTTCGGCCTGGATATCCCGCCGCTGCTCCTCGATCTGACCGGGGGCCTCTGCGTGCTGGTCAGCCTGTATTTCCTGTGGGCGAAGTCCAGCGTGTACTGGCACTGGAGCAACCTGTCGCTGCTGCCGTACTTCCTCCTGTTCCTGAGCGGCAACCAGTGGATGCTGGCGGGGCTGCAGGTGACGTACCTGCTGTTCGGCATCCATGGGCTGTACCTGTGGCACCTGGAGCGGCAGCGCGACGAGCGGGGCGTGCCGTTCCGCGAGGGGCCGTGGTACGGGGTGACGTGGGCGGCGAGCCTGGCGATCTTCGCCTCCACGGTGGCGGTCACGGACTTCGGCTCGGCGTGGAACTGGGTGCAGTTCGCGGCGGTGACGCTGGCCCTGGTGGCGAACTTCGGCACGACGCGCCGCTGGGCGTGGTCGTGGCCGGTGTGGATCGCGGTGAATGCCGTGCAGGCCGTGTACTTCTGGCATACGCAGTACTGGGTGCTGTTCGGCCTCCAGTTCGTGCTGGCGGCCATGAGCGTGGTCGGCTGGCGCGCGTGGCGGCGGGACGAGCGGCGGGACGTGGCGTTTGCCTGA
- a CDS encoding TetR/AcrR family transcriptional regulator: MSRSSPTRDRILDVAQRLTQERGFNAFSYLDIGTQLGIRNASIHYHFPSKAELGLALVRRYREWLQDILTGLDAEPSPRRRLDRYVDSYREVVHDDGRICLCTVLTAEDAALPAGMREEIQAFFDLNERWLGGVLQAGIAAGELRVTGARELAAASLLATLEGAMLLARAARDASRFTQLARAAVADLYA, from the coding sequence GTGTCCAGATCCTCCCCCACCCGCGACCGCATCCTCGACGTCGCCCAGCGGCTCACTCAGGAGCGCGGGTTCAACGCCTTCAGCTACCTGGACATCGGCACACAGCTCGGCATCCGCAACGCCAGCATCCACTACCACTTCCCCAGCAAGGCCGAACTGGGGCTCGCCCTCGTCCGCCGCTACCGCGAGTGGCTTCAGGACATCCTGACTGGACTGGACGCCGAACCGTCCCCCCGGCGCCGCCTCGACCGTTACGTGGACAGCTACCGCGAGGTCGTCCACGACGACGGCCGGATCTGCCTGTGTACCGTGCTGACCGCCGAGGACGCCGCCCTGCCCGCCGGAATGCGCGAGGAGATCCAGGCGTTCTTCGATCTGAACGAACGCTGGCTGGGCGGCGTGCTGCAGGCCGGGATCGCGGCCGGGGAACTGCGCGTCACGGGAGCTCGTGAACTCGCGGCGGCGTCCCTGCTCGCCACGCTGGAAGGAGCCATGCTGCTCGCCCGCGCTGCCCGCGACGCCTCGCGCTTCACGCAGCTCGCGCGCGCCGCCGTGGCCGACCTGTACGCCTGA
- a CDS encoding nicotinate phosphoribosyltransferase, which translates to MTTAAKSIHLSDDNLILDTDSYKSSHFLQYPQGTTRLFSYLESRGGKYPATRFFGLQYLLDRYLTRRITAGMVEEARTLIEAHGEPFPYDGWMRIVNVHGGKLPLEIRAVPEGTVVPIHNVLLSCTNTDPELPWLVGWFETMLMRVWYPTTVATQSYFIREIIRAALEKTSDRAAEELPFKLHDFGSRGVSSRESAGIGGLAHLINFQGSDTLEALRVGRNHYDSDIAAFSIPAAEHSTITSWGKEHEVDAYRNMIARFSKPGSVYAVVSDSYDLKNAINHLWGEELRAQVIESGGTLVVRPDSGEPPAMVRLAVNALAAKYGTTTNSKGYKVLNHVRVIQGDGIDEQTIRQILGNLDVDGYSAENVAFGMGGALLQKVDRDTQRFAYKASAGLIDGAYRGIYKDPVTDPGKRSKDGVLDLVQENGRMVTKAYKTFDTDFPGSLMRTVYRNGELLVRDTLDVVRGRG; encoded by the coding sequence ATGACCACCGCAGCGAAGAGCATCCACCTCAGCGACGACAACCTGATCCTCGACACGGACAGCTACAAGTCCAGCCACTTCCTCCAGTACCCGCAGGGCACCACCCGCCTGTTCAGCTACCTGGAGAGCCGCGGCGGCAAGTACCCCGCCACGCGCTTCTTCGGCCTCCAGTACCTCCTCGACCGCTACCTGACCCGCCGGATCACCGCCGGGATGGTCGAGGAAGCCCGCACCCTGATCGAGGCGCACGGCGAGCCCTTCCCCTACGACGGCTGGATGCGGATCGTGAACGTCCACGGTGGCAAACTCCCCCTGGAGATCCGCGCCGTCCCCGAGGGCACCGTCGTGCCCATCCACAACGTCCTGCTGAGCTGCACGAACACCGACCCCGAACTGCCGTGGCTGGTTGGGTGGTTCGAGACCATGCTGATGCGCGTGTGGTACCCCACCACCGTCGCCACGCAGAGCTACTTCATCCGCGAGATCATCCGCGCCGCCCTGGAGAAGACCAGCGACCGCGCCGCCGAGGAACTGCCCTTCAAGCTCCACGACTTCGGTTCCAGGGGCGTGAGCAGCCGCGAGAGCGCCGGCATCGGCGGGCTCGCCCACCTCATCAACTTCCAGGGCAGCGACACCCTGGAGGCCCTGCGGGTCGGCCGCAACCACTACGACAGCGACATCGCCGCGTTCTCCATCCCCGCCGCCGAGCACAGCACCATCACGTCCTGGGGCAAGGAGCACGAGGTCGACGCCTACCGCAACATGATTGCCCGCTTCAGCAAGCCGGGCAGCGTGTACGCCGTCGTCAGCGACAGTTACGACCTCAAGAATGCCATCAACCACCTGTGGGGCGAGGAACTCAGAGCGCAGGTCATCGAGTCCGGCGGCACCCTGGTCGTCCGGCCCGACAGCGGCGAACCCCCCGCCATGGTGCGCCTCGCCGTGAACGCCCTGGCCGCCAAGTACGGCACCACCACCAACAGCAAGGGGTACAAGGTGCTCAACCACGTCCGCGTCATCCAGGGCGACGGCATCGACGAGCAGACCATCCGGCAGATCCTCGGGAACCTGGATGTGGACGGCTACAGCGCCGAGAACGTCGCCTTCGGCATGGGCGGAGCGCTGCTGCAGAAAGTCGACCGCGACACGCAGCGCTTCGCCTACAAGGCCAGCGCGGGCCTGATCGACGGCGCGTACCGGGGCATCTACAAGGATCCCGTCACCGACCCCGGCAAACGCAGCAAGGACGGCGTCCTCGACCTCGTACAGGAGAACGGCCGCATGGTCACGAAGGCCTACAAGACCTTCGACACCGACTTCCCCGGCAGCCTGATGCGGACGGTGTACCGCAACGGGGAACTGCTGGTGCGGGACACGCTGGATGTGGTGAGGGGACGGGGGTGA
- a CDS encoding isocitrate lyase/phosphoenolpyruvate mutase family protein, with the protein MTTSTPADLAARARTLLDLHTAADILVLPNVWDVVSAQVVAATPGVRALATASHSIASTFGYPDGEKIPLDLHLDMVGRIVRATPLPVSMDFEAGYGNAGETARRAIEIGVVGGNLEDALRPLDQAVRAVEAVMAAGREAGIEFVLNARTDVALRAPEGQPRADVIEEVVQRGRAFLEAGAPVVFVPGLVDREEIRDVAGSLGHNRLTVISVPGVSLDARELQALGVARVSTGPFTQRVALTALQDAAADLVAGGALPAGTRPLN; encoded by the coding sequence ATGACCACCAGCACCCCTGCCGACCTCGCCGCCCGCGCGCGCACCCTCCTTGACCTGCACACCGCCGCCGATATCCTCGTGCTGCCGAACGTGTGGGACGTCGTGTCCGCCCAGGTGGTGGCCGCCACGCCCGGCGTCCGGGCCCTCGCCACGGCCAGCCACTCGATCGCGTCCACCTTCGGCTATCCGGACGGCGAAAAGATCCCGCTCGACCTGCACCTGGACATGGTGGGGCGCATCGTGCGGGCCACCCCGCTGCCCGTCAGCATGGACTTCGAGGCCGGCTACGGCAATGCCGGCGAGACCGCCCGACGCGCCATCGAGATCGGCGTGGTCGGTGGCAACCTCGAGGACGCGCTGCGCCCCCTGGATCAGGCCGTGCGGGCGGTCGAGGCGGTCATGGCGGCCGGGCGCGAGGCAGGGATCGAGTTCGTCCTGAATGCCCGAACCGATGTCGCGCTGCGCGCACCGGAAGGCCAGCCGCGTGCGGACGTGATCGAGGAGGTCGTGCAGCGGGGCCGGGCCTTCCTGGAGGCGGGCGCTCCCGTGGTGTTCGTCCCCGGCCTCGTGGATCGCGAGGAGATCCGCGACGTGGCGGGATCACTGGGCCACAACCGCCTGACGGTCATCAGCGTGCCCGGGGTCAGCCTGGACGCCCGCGAGCTGCAGGCGCTGGGGGTGGCCCGCGTGTCCACCGGCCCCTTCACGCAGCGCGTCGCCCTGACGGCGCTGCAGGATGCGGCCGCCGACCTCGTGGCGGGCGGAGCCCTGCCGGCCGGCACGCGCCCCCTGAACTGA
- a CDS encoding aminotransferase class I/II-fold pyridoxal phosphate-dependent enzyme produces the protein MSTDPTPPDAWAYETAAVQTAIPRGLGETIGFPIHAAAAFQFDTLEEAQQEFQVNDGLSYARLQNPTVRALETRISALEGGAATVAVSTGQAATLTSILSVCRAGDHVVSASSLFGGTTGMLNNILPLMGITATLVPGTPEAIAGAMQDNTRLVWAEMISNPAGDVPDIAALAGIAHSHGALLAIDNTCGGVGYLCRPLEHGADIVSQSLTKWAGGHGTVLGGSVTVGTRHDLGGNPIYTDGGEQSVLKVRGDHALAWRQRWLGAHQIGMTLAPHSAFLIAHGLETLGLRLRRESETALALAQWLRAHEKVGRVSYPGLPDHPSHANAMRQLPRGQGAVMAFEVPDPAAFLSRVRVLRIAPNLGDVRTLVVHPWTTTHGRVPEAARYAAGVTPTTIRMSVGVEDLEDLKADIEQAL, from the coding sequence ATGAGTACCGACCCCACTCCACCCGATGCCTGGGCCTACGAGACGGCCGCCGTCCAGACCGCCATCCCGCGCGGGCTGGGCGAGACCATCGGCTTTCCCATCCACGCGGCGGCCGCGTTCCAGTTCGACACGCTGGAGGAAGCGCAGCAGGAGTTTCAGGTCAACGACGGCCTGAGCTACGCCCGACTGCAGAACCCCACAGTCAGGGCGCTGGAGACACGCATCAGCGCCCTGGAGGGTGGCGCGGCGACCGTGGCGGTCAGCACCGGGCAGGCGGCCACCCTGACCAGCATCCTGAGCGTGTGCCGCGCCGGGGATCACGTGGTCTCGGCGTCCAGCCTGTTCGGCGGCACGACGGGCATGCTGAACAACATCCTGCCCCTGATGGGCATCACGGCCACGCTGGTGCCCGGCACGCCCGAGGCCATCGCGGGGGCCATGCAGGACAACACCCGGCTGGTGTGGGCCGAGATGATCAGCAACCCGGCCGGCGACGTGCCGGACATCGCCGCGCTGGCCGGGATCGCGCACTCGCACGGAGCGCTGCTGGCCATCGACAACACCTGCGGCGGGGTGGGCTACCTGTGCCGCCCACTGGAGCACGGCGCGGACATCGTGTCGCAGTCGCTGACCAAGTGGGCCGGCGGGCACGGCACGGTGCTGGGCGGCAGCGTCACGGTCGGCACGCGGCATGATCTGGGCGGCAACCCCATCTATACGGATGGCGGCGAGCAGAGCGTTCTGAAGGTGCGTGGCGATCACGCCCTGGCATGGCGGCAGCGCTGGCTGGGGGCCCACCAGATCGGCATGACCCTGGCCCCGCATTCGGCGTTCCTGATCGCGCATGGCCTGGAGACGCTGGGCCTGCGCCTGCGCCGCGAGAGCGAGACCGCCCTGGCCCTGGCGCAGTGGCTGCGAGCCCACGAGAAGGTCGGCCGGGTCAGCTACCCCGGTCTGCCCGACCACCCCAGCCACGCCAACGCCATGCGGCAGCTGCCGCGCGGCCAGGGGGCCGTCATGGCCTTCGAGGTGCCGGATCCCGCCGCCTTCCTGTCGCGCGTGCGGGTGCTGCGGATCGCCCCGAACCTGGGCGATGTCCGCACGCTCGTGGTGCATCCGTGGACGACCACCCACGGTCGCGTGCCCGAGGCCGCCCGCTACGCGGCCGGCGTGACGCCCACGACCATCCGCATGAGTGTGGGCGTGGAGGATCTGGAGGATCTGAAGGCGGACATCGAGCAGGCGCTGTAA
- a CDS encoding GGDEF domain-containing protein, giving the protein MGVPAPSLLPARWWGRGVALVVTVCAATLGLLLTGRPDGAIWTGLLVRILTLGTLGLAAVRVPGPLQPVFRRLLVATGTYVAAEVVFVFGTPTLAVMTGVPTAADVLYLLFYPLLWWALRPLGGGRALPLIPQLNILATTLTIVLPLYVLLARQVPGPQQLAWWTGVLYPALDAWVLSTLLALLFSRRRLPLLAVPLVAGIGMIVAGDVAYVALSSREAYSAAHPVTVLWTAAMGAFGLSALRALTATNRPDWIRPAWVTTVVHLGPYAALAVAALTWALVSHGESVENGVFIGIMVLTALLLIRQELLGVRQRRLTARLRSTAQALQDSRRDLWRQLHTDDLTGLPNRRACLDRLDGWLAERPARTDVGVLFLDLDGFKAVNDGYGHAAGDEVLRVVGQRLTGLAQEHDLLPARLSGDEFALVFLGTPERGEALAGLIAALIARPLTLPDGQTLTTAASLGLMHSRVMDDVTTSALLSGADHAMYRVKRDRRAQRAPERPPTRSD; this is encoded by the coding sequence ATGGGCGTTCCCGCGCCGTCCCTCCTGCCCGCCCGCTGGTGGGGGCGCGGCGTGGCGCTGGTCGTCACGGTCTGCGCGGCGACGCTGGGTCTGCTGCTGACCGGCCGCCCGGACGGAGCGATCTGGACGGGGCTGCTGGTGCGGATACTGACACTGGGCACGCTGGGCCTGGCGGCCGTGCGGGTGCCCGGGCCGCTGCAGCCGGTGTTCCGCCGCCTGCTGGTCGCCACCGGCACGTACGTGGCGGCCGAGGTGGTGTTCGTGTTCGGCACCCCCACCCTGGCCGTCATGACGGGGGTGCCCACCGCGGCCGACGTGCTGTACCTGCTGTTCTACCCGCTGCTGTGGTGGGCGCTGCGGCCGCTGGGCGGCGGGCGGGCGCTGCCGCTGATTCCGCAGCTGAACATCCTGGCGACCACGCTGACCATCGTCCTGCCGCTGTACGTGCTGCTGGCCCGCCAGGTGCCGGGGCCGCAGCAGCTGGCGTGGTGGACCGGCGTGCTGTACCCGGCGCTGGACGCGTGGGTGCTCAGTACGCTGCTGGCGCTGCTGTTCTCGCGCCGCCGCCTGCCGCTGCTGGCCGTGCCGCTGGTGGCGGGCATCGGGATGATCGTGGCGGGGGACGTGGCGTACGTGGCGCTCAGCTCCCGCGAGGCGTACTCGGCGGCGCATCCCGTCACGGTGCTGTGGACGGCGGCCATGGGCGCGTTCGGCCTGTCGGCCCTGCGCGCCCTGACCGCCACGAACCGGCCGGACTGGATCCGGCCCGCGTGGGTCACGACCGTGGTGCACCTGGGGCCGTACGCGGCCCTGGCCGTCGCCGCCCTGACGTGGGCGCTGGTCTCGCACGGGGAGTCGGTGGAGAACGGCGTCTTCATCGGGATCATGGTGCTCACGGCGCTGCTGCTGATCCGGCAGGAACTGCTGGGGGTCCGGCAGCGCCGCCTGACCGCCCGGCTGCGCAGCACCGCGCAGGCCCTCCAGGACAGCCGGCGGGATCTGTGGCGGCAGCTGCACACCGACGACCTGACCGGCCTGCCCAACCGACGCGCCTGCCTGGATCGCCTGGACGGCTGGCTGGCCGAGCGTCCCGCCAGAACCGACGTGGGCGTGCTGTTCCTCGACCTGGACGGCTTCAAGGCCGTGAATGACGGCTACGGGCACGCCGCCGGAGACGAGGTGCTGCGCGTGGTCGGGCAGCGCCTGACCGGACTGGCGCAGGAACACGATCTGCTGCCCGCCCGCCTCAGCGGCGACGAGTTCGCGCTGGTGTTCCTGGGCACCCCGGAGCGGGGCGAGGCGCTCGCCGGGCTGATCGCGGCACTGATCGCGCGGCCCCTCACCCTGCCGGACGGGCAGACACTCACGACCGCCGCTTCGCTCGGCCTGATGCACAGCCGCGTGATGGACGACGTGACCACCAGCGCCCTGCTGTCCGGCGCGGATCACGCCATGTACCGCGTGAAACGCGACCGCAGGGCGCAGCGGGCCCCGGAGCGCCCCCCGACCCGGTCGGACTGA
- a CDS encoding NADAR family protein produces MNIIRFYATDKPYGEFSNFSRHPVEIGGVLWPTSEHYFQAQKFAGTAYVEEVRAQPTPMLAAQMGRRRDLPFRADWNDVKDDVMRVALRAKFTQHPALRSLLLGTGDAVLVEHTRNDAYWADGGDGTGRNRLGELLMELRGELREEP; encoded by the coding sequence ATGAACATTATCCGTTTCTACGCGACCGACAAACCGTATGGCGAGTTCAGCAATTTCAGCCGGCATCCCGTCGAGATCGGCGGCGTGCTGTGGCCGACCTCCGAGCACTACTTCCAGGCGCAGAAGTTCGCGGGCACGGCATACGTTGAGGAGGTGCGGGCCCAGCCGACGCCCATGCTGGCGGCGCAGATGGGCCGGCGGCGTGACCTGCCCTTCCGCGCCGACTGGAACGACGTGAAGGACGATGTGATGCGCGTGGCCCTGCGCGCGAAGTTCACACAGCACCCGGCGTTGCGGTCGCTGCTGCTGGGCACGGGGGACGCCGTGCTGGTCGAGCACACGCGCAACGACGCGTACTGGGCGGACGGCGGCGACGGCACGGGCCGCAACCGCCTGGGCGAACTCCTGATGGAACTGCGCGGCGAGCTGAGGGAGGAACCATGA
- a CDS encoding AAA family ATPase, translating to MVNTYRHGLIVGKFAPLHRGHLRVLDAALEQCGRVSVWVYSRPDFPDMPSPLRRGWLRALYPARLCPGLELLPDAPNPPLNDEPDAVHREYVRGVLDGWGVRPDAVFTSEAYGPAFAASLGAAHVAVDPARAAVPVSGTALRSDVHGLRAFLDPVVYAHFVRRVVILGAESTGKSTLTRALGEAFGTAWVREYGRDVYEREAGSLSPDHFLEIARGHRALEDEAITSPGAHKWVFSDTDAATTLMWSYLLTGTARPELHALADACRGRYAHTFVCDTDLPHEQDGWRANTEVRAVQQAFIRQDLASRGVPFTLLRGTVAERVAQVRAVLAGA from the coding sequence ATGGTGAACACCTATCGGCACGGCCTGATCGTCGGGAAGTTCGCGCCGCTGCACCGGGGGCACCTGCGGGTGCTGGACGCCGCGCTTGAGCAGTGTGGGCGCGTGAGCGTGTGGGTGTACTCGCGCCCGGACTTTCCGGACATGCCCAGTCCGCTGCGGCGCGGCTGGCTCCGGGCGCTGTACCCGGCGCGGCTGTGCCCGGGCCTGGAACTGTTGCCGGACGCGCCGAATCCCCCCCTGAACGACGAACCGGACGCCGTGCACCGCGAGTACGTGCGCGGCGTGCTGGACGGCTGGGGCGTGCGGCCGGACGCGGTGTTCACGTCGGAGGCCTACGGTCCGGCCTTCGCGGCGTCGCTGGGCGCAGCGCACGTGGCGGTCGATCCGGCGCGGGCGGCGGTGCCGGTCAGCGGGACGGCGCTGCGCTCCGACGTGCACGGCCTGCGGGCGTTCCTCGATCCCGTGGTGTACGCCCATTTCGTGCGGCGCGTGGTGATCCTGGGCGCGGAGAGCACCGGCAAGAGCACCCTGACGCGGGCGCTGGGTGAGGCCTTCGGGACGGCGTGGGTGCGCGAGTACGGCCGGGACGTGTACGAGCGCGAGGCCGGGTCGCTGTCGCCCGACCACTTCCTGGAGATCGCGCGGGGCCACCGGGCGCTGGAGGACGAGGCGATCACATCGCCCGGCGCACACAAGTGGGTGTTCAGCGACACGGACGCCGCCACCACCCTGATGTGGTCGTACCTCCTGACGGGCACCGCCCGGCCGGAACTGCACGCGCTGGCCGACGCCTGCCGGGGCCGCTACGCGCACACCTTTGTGTGCGACACCGACCTCCCGCACGAGCAGGACGGCTGGCGCGCGAACACCGAGGTGCGGGCCGTGCAGCAGGCCTTCATCCGGCAGGATCTGGCGTCGCGGGGCGTGCCGTTCACGCTGCTGCGCGGCACGGTGGCGGAGCGGGTGGCGCAGGTGCGGGCGGTGCTCGCCGGAGCGTGA
- a CDS encoding class I SAM-dependent methyltransferase, with the protein MTIPEGWEHRNRLQFDGLAASYDRLGFLAQVAQVVAAQVPVTPGQAVLDVMSGTGHVALALAARALPGGRVVGTDLSAGMLAVAHAKAAALELEHVTFLPADAAALPFPEAAFDTVACASGIFFVPDMVAALREWRRVVRPGGVVVISSFGAGLLGELPGQWRERLGTHGVTPGFPPTGRLPTPGAARDLLISAGLEDVAVTLTDVPYVLSDVDQRWADIVAGLEGQPLANLTPDARAQLEVEHRADLAPLFASGPLTVPLPVIVARGVRGTQGATWPQP; encoded by the coding sequence ATGACGATTCCAGAAGGCTGGGAGCACCGCAACCGGCTGCAGTTCGATGGGCTCGCGGCGTCGTACGACCGCCTGGGCTTCCTGGCACAGGTCGCACAGGTCGTGGCCGCGCAGGTGCCGGTCACGCCGGGGCAGGCCGTTCTGGACGTGATGAGTGGTACGGGCCACGTGGCGCTCGCGCTCGCGGCCCGGGCACTGCCCGGCGGCCGGGTGGTGGGCACCGATCTGTCGGCAGGCATGCTGGCCGTGGCGCATGCCAAGGCTGCCGCCCTGGAGCTGGAGCACGTGACCTTTCTCCCGGCTGACGCGGCAGCGCTGCCCTTCCCGGAGGCCGCGTTCGACACCGTGGCGTGCGCGTCCGGAATCTTCTTTGTGCCGGACATGGTCGCGGCACTGCGTGAGTGGCGGCGGGTGGTGCGGCCGGGCGGTGTGGTCGTGATCTCGTCGTTCGGTGCCGGGCTGCTGGGCGAACTGCCGGGGCAGTGGCGGGAGCGGCTGGGCACACACGGCGTCACACCGGGCTTCCCACCGACCGGCCGCCTGCCCACCCCGGGAGCGGCCCGCGACCTGCTGATCTCGGCCGGGCTGGAGGACGTGGCGGTGACCCTGACCGACGTGCCGTATGTGCTGTCCGACGTGGATCAGCGCTGGGCCGACATCGTGGCGGGCCTGGAGGGGCAGCCGCTGGCGAACCTGACACCGGACGCGCGGGCACAGCTCGAGGTCGAGCACCGGGCAGACCTGGCCCCGCTGTTCGCCTCCGGGCCACTCACGGTGCCGCTGCCGGTGATCGTGGCCCGGGGCGTGCGGGGAACCCAGGGGGCCACCTGGCCTCAGCCATAG
- a CDS encoding TM2 domain-containing protein, with protein MPPAPPAPGDDWVTRATGAQAKTPVMPQGPYVAPTPTRSELDTLGDSARHAMQQVNSALSSGDTGQKKVIAGLLGIVLGSLGVHKFYLGMTTPGLIMLGVNVGVWILALVLGLITLGFGLVVTVPLAALVSSAVALLGLVEGIIYLTKSDADFDRDYVMGKKPWL; from the coding sequence GTGCCACCTGCCCCCCCGGCTCCCGGCGACGACTGGGTCACGCGGGCGACCGGCGCGCAGGCGAAGACTCCGGTCATGCCGCAGGGGCCGTATGTGGCCCCCACGCCGACCCGCAGCGAACTGGACACGCTTGGGGACAGCGCCCGGCATGCCATGCAGCAGGTCAATTCGGCCCTTTCGTCCGGCGACACGGGTCAGAAGAAGGTGATCGCGGGCCTCCTGGGCATCGTCCTGGGCAGTCTGGGGGTTCACAAGTTCTACCTGGGCATGACCACGCCGGGCCTGATCATGCTGGGCGTGAACGTGGGCGTGTGGATCCTGGCGCTGGTGCTGGGACTGATCACCCTGGGCTTCGGCCTGGTCGTCACGGTGCCGCTCGCGGCCCTGGTCAGCAGCGCGGTCGCCCTGCTGGGCCTCGTCGAGGGCATCATCTACCTGACCAAGTCCGACGCCGACTTCGACCGGGACTACGTGATGGGCAAGAAGCCCTGGCTGTAG